One window of the Planktothrix sp. FACHB-1365 genome contains the following:
- a CDS encoding cupin: protein MPDFIEQPSRITSAGNKPKLIDEYIGRVNSQTDTVSIAYMNSPEGWIEPGQRPEFDEFTVVLKGVLRVEYEGGQRDILAGQAVITHKGEWVRYSTPTQDGAEYVAVCLPAFSPDIVHRDQDIN, encoded by the coding sequence ATGCCTGATTTTATTGAACAACCGAGTCGGATTACATCTGCGGGTAATAAACCCAAATTAATTGATGAATACATCGGACGAGTTAACAGTCAAACCGATACCGTTAGTATAGCTTATATGAACTCTCCGGAGGGATGGATTGAACCGGGACAGCGACCCGAATTTGATGAATTTACAGTGGTTTTAAAGGGAGTATTACGGGTAGAATATGAAGGCGGTCAAAGGGATATTTTAGCAGGACAAGCGGTAATTACGCATAAAGGAGAATGGGTACGTTATAGTACCCCAACGCAAGACGGTGCAGAATATGTGGCGGTTTGTCTTCCAGCTTTTTCTCCTGATATTGTTCATCGAGATCAAGACATTAATTAA